Genomic DNA from Bosea sp. Tri-49:
CGGGCGGATGCGGACCTGTCCGCCGAGGCTGAGCGTGACGGCGCCGTCAGCCGACAGCGGGATGTCCTTGAGTCGATCGAACGGGTCCTTGTCAGGCGTGTCGCCTGGCTTGTCCGCCTGCGCCGCGGCGATACCCGCCAGCGCCAGCCAGCACGTTCCGGCCAGCGCTGCCGCGCGCAGCCGCATCATGGCTTGGCCCCGTCGCCGGACGGAACCGGATGAGGATGCAGCGGATCGACATGGAGGAAGTGCCTGACCACCGGCCCTTCTTCCCCGACATGGAAGCGCCTGACCTCGCTCTGCAGGTCAGCATCGGCCTTGGAGACGCGGCGATGCTGGCGCAGATGCTCGGCCCAGGACGAGACCATGAACCATTCGACCAGCTTGCCGGGATCGGTGGTGTCCTCGGTGACGCCCCAGCCATAGGCGCCGTCACGGCGGCGCTCGACCGAGAGCGCGTTGATCGCGCGCAGGAAGGCCTCGCGATCGGCCTCCCGGACGTTGTACTCGATCAGGATGAGGACGGGGCCGCGATCATTATGGACGGCCGGGCTGGTCAGCGGCTCTGGCCAGTGATTCGAGGGAGCAAGGTCCGCCTCGCCGGCCGGCAGCCTGATCCTATGCATGACGAGGCCGGCGACCAGCAGCGCGCTCGCGCCGATCAGCAAAGTGCCGCGGATGCCGGCGGCCTCCGCCACCGCGCCCCAGCCGAGGCTGCCGGCGGTCATCGCGCCGTTGAACACGGTGAGATAAACGGCAAGCGCCCGCCCGCGCACCCAGTTCGGCAGGATCGCCTGGGCGACGCCGTTCAGGGTCGTCAGCGCCACGATCCAGGCCGCGCCGAGCAGCAGCAGGATGACGAGCGCCAGCCCTTGCGGCGGGCCGAGCGTCAGCGCCGCCATCACCGCGGCGGTGACGACCGCCGAGAGCAGCAGCAGCCCGTCGGCATCGAGATGGGCGCGCAGGCGCGGCAGCAATACGGCGCCGCCGATCGCGCCGGCGCCGACCGCCCCTAACAGGACGCCGTAGAAGCTGGCGCCGCCGCCGAGCAGATTGCGTGCAACCAGCGGTAGCAGCGCCCAGACGGCACTGGCGCAGGCGAAGAAGATCGCGGCGCGCAGCAGCACGACATGCAGTTCGCGGCTGGCCTTGGCGTAGCGCAGGCCGGCCCGGAAGGCGCCAGCGAAGCGCTCGCTGAGCGCATCGTCAGCGCCCTGCGGCCGCCGCCACCAGAGCAGCGCGCCGATGACGATGACATAGCTCAAGACGTCGGCGCCATAGGTGAAACCGGCACCGAAGGCGGCGAGGATCAACCCGCCCAGCGCCGGGCCGATGGCGCGCGAAATGTTGATGCCGAGCGAGTTGAGCGCGACGGCGTTCTTCAGATCAGCCTTGCCCACCAGCTCGGGCACGATCGCCTGCCAGGTCGGCGCCATCAACGCGGCGCCGACGCCGCCGAGGAAGGTGAGGCCGACGAGCGCCGGGACGCTGAGCTGGCCGAGGCTCGCCAGCGCCATCAGCGCGAGGCTGACGCAGGCGAGCAGGAGCTGGATGGCGATCAGGAATTTGCGGCGGTCGAGAATGTCCGAGAGCACGCCGGCAGGGATCGCCAGCAGGAAGATCGGCAGCGTCGCGGCCGCCTGGACCAACGCCACCGCGGCGGGCGCGCCCGAGAGGTCCGTCACCAGCCAGGCGCTGGCGACGTCGCGCATGAAGGAGCCGATATTGCCGGTGATCGTCGCCGCCCAGAGCACGGCGAAGACCTTTTGGCGCAGCGGCGCGAAACTCGAACTGGGCGGGTGCGACGCAGCCTCGCTCATCGTTCCGTCTCCTTCGTTCGGGCGAGATCGTCGAGCGCGACCAAGATGAACCCGCCGATCAGGCCGAGATGCTCGAAGAAGCCGTTCATCGCCATCATCCGCCCTTGCCCGACCGGCAGCTCCCAGAAGCGGACGGCGATGAAGGTCGCGACCAAAGTGAAGCCGGCGAGCGCAAGCGCGGCGAGCCAGCGCCAGCGGCCGGTCAGGATCATGGCGGTCGCCACGAGCTCGAAACCGATCACCCCGACCGCGAAGAGCGGCGCCGGTGTCAGGCCGAAATGACTCATCTCGGCGAGCGCGCCCTGAAAATCGAGGATCTTGGTCACCGGCCCCTGGATATAGGCGGCGCAGAGCAGGAGCAGCGCGAACCAGCGCAATGCACCGACGATCGGTCCGGATGAATTGTTCCCGGCCATGTCACACCGCCCAGCAGGCGCAGCCGAGCGCGCCCCAGAAGCTCCTGAGGTCGGCGACCGGCAATTTGCTCGACCAGGCTCCGGCATGGTCGTGGCCGTGGACGCCGCAGGAGCTGGCGCAACCACAATTGGTCAGCGCGGCGCGGCGCAGCGAATTCTTGCCGGCTCTATCAGGCTCGCCCCAGGCGCCATAGCCCTTGAAGGTCCGCACCGGCGACCAGTCGGGCATCGCCGGTGGCGGGGCGCTCTCGTCGACGCTGGCGAAGTCCCTGGCACCATAGACGATCCTGCCGCCGACGACGGTGAGGTCGGCAGTGATGAACGAGATCTCGTCCTCCGGACAGGCGAAGAAGTCGCGATCGGGCACGATCAGGTCGGCAAACTGGCCGACCGCGATCTGGCCCTTCTTGCCCTCCTCGTTGGAGAACCAGGTGACCTTCTCGGTCAGCATGCGCAGCGCCGTCTCGCGGTCGAGGCAGTTGCGCTGCGGTGTGAGGCGCAGGCCTCCGACCGTCTTGCCGGTGACCATCCAGGCGAGCGAGACCCAGGGGTTGTAGGAGGCGACGCGGGTGGCGTCGGTGCCGGCCGAGGTCTTGACGCCCTTTTCCAGCAGTCGCGCCACCGGCGGCGTCGCCTCGGCAGCCGCCGCGCCATAGCGCTCGACGAAATACTCGCCCTGATAGGCCATGCGGTGTTGCACCGCGACGCCGCCGCCGAGCGCGGCGATGCGGTCGATCGAGCGCTCCGAAATCGTCTCGGCATGGTCGAAGAACCAGTTCAGGCCCTTCAGGGGCACGTCCTTGTCGACCTTCTCGAAGACGTCCAGCGCCCGCGAGATCGTCTCGTCATAGGTTGCGTGCATCCGCCAGGGCCAGCGGTTCTCGGCGAGGACGCGCACGACCCCCTCGAGATCGCCCTCCATCTCCGGGGGCATGTCGGGCCGCGGCTCGCGGAAATCCTCGAAATCGGCGGCGGAGAAGACCAGCATCTCGCCGGCGCCGTTATGGCGGAAATAATCGCTGCCCTGCTTGTACTTGGAGGTCTTCGTCCAGTTGAGGAAGTCGTCCTTCTCCTGCTTCGGCTTCTGCGTGAACAGGTTGTAGGCGAGGCGGATGGTCATCTGCCCGTCATCGGCGAGCTTCTGGATGACGGCGTAATCATCAGGATAGTTCTGGTAGCCGCCGCCGGCATCGATCGCGCCGGTGACGCCGAGCCGGTTGAGCTCGCGCATGAAATGGCGGGTCGAATTGATCTGATAGTCGAGCGGGAGCTTCGGCCCCTTCGCCAATGTCGCATAGAGGATGTTGGCGTTCGGCCTGGCGAGCAGCAGCCCGGTCGGGTTGCCGTTGGCGTCACGGGTGATCTCGCCGCCCGGCGGCTGCGGCGTGTCCTTGGTATAGCCCACCGCCCGCAGCGCAGCGCCGTTGAGCAAGGCGCGATCATAGAGATGCAGGATGAAGACCGGCGTGTCGGGAGCGACCGCGTTGAGCTCCGCGATCGTCGGCAGGCGCTTCTCGGCGAACTGATGCTCGGTGAAGCCGCCGACGACGCGCACCCATTGTGGCGGCGGCGTCACCGCGACCTGGCGCTTGAGCATGGTCATCGCATCGGCGAGCGAGCGCACCCCGTCCCAGCGCAGCTCCATGTTGAAGTTGAGGCCGCCGCGGATGATGTGCAGGTGGTTGTCGATCAGGCCGGGCAGCGCGCTGCGGCCCTTGAGGTCGATCACCTTCGTGTTCGGCCCGGCATGGGCCATCACCTCGGCCTCGCTGCCGACGGCGAGGAAGGTGCCGTCCTTGACCGCGACCGCGCTGGCGCCCGGGTTGCTGCGGTCGAGCGTCGTGAAACGACCGTTGCTGAAAATCAGATCCGCGATCATCGCTGGTGTTCCGCTTGGCTGGGGCTGCCCCTGGGCCAGGGCTGAGGAGGCAAGGCCGGGCAAGGCCAGGCCGCCTAGGATCGTACGCCGTGTCGGCATCAGCTGCGCTCCCTTTCCGTATCCGTGTTCGCCTCGACCAGCGGCTTGCCGCCGCGGGGCAGATGGCCGAAGACATGCGGCTTGACGTGGTGTTCCCAGGACTGCTTCGTCGGCTCCTTCGCCCAGATGGCGCGCAGGAGCGGCGGCAACTGTTCACCGATCAGGATACCGAGCAGCCCGATCAGCGCTACGATCGGCGGCGCCGGCGAGCGCACGCTGATCAGGCTGTAGATGATGCCGACCAGGAGGCCGGCGCCGAGCGACATCAGGTAGAGTTTCATCGTTGTTCCGCTGCTCCCCATAGGGGGCGGCAGTCCGCCGGGCCGCCGCCGCAGGATTCGTCAGCCGCGCACGAAGGCGAGCAGATCGGCGTTGAGGACCTCAGCGTTCACAGTTAGCATGCCGTGGCCGTAGCCGGGATAGGTCTTCAGCGTGCCGTTGCGCAGCAGCTTGATTGCCGCATGGGCCGATGTGCCGATCGGCACTATTTGATCGTCCTCGCCATGAAGCACCAGCGTCGGGATGCCGATGGCCTTGAGATCCTCGGTCTGGTCAGTCTCGGAAAAGGCCTTGATGCCATCGTAATGGGCCTTGGCGCTGCCCATCATGCCCTGCCGCCACCAGTTCTGAACAACGCCGGGAAGGAGCGTCGCGCCGTCGCGGTTGAAACCGTAGAATGGCCCCGCGGGAACATCGAGGAAAAACTGCGCCCGGTTCCCGGCCGTCGCCTTGCGGAAGCCGTCGAAAACCTCGAGCGGCAGACCGTCGGGATTGGCCGCGGTCTTCAGCATCAGCGGCGGCACTGCGCTCACCAGGACGGCCTTGGCGACCCGTCCGGCCGGCTCGCCGTGCCGGGCGACATAGCGCGCGACCTCGCCGCCCCCCGTCGAATGGCCGATATGCACGGCGTTGCGCAGGTCGAGGGCCTCGACCACGGCGAAGGCATCCGCCGCGTAGTGATCCATGTCATGGCCGTCCCCGACCTGGGCCGAGCGTCCATGTCCGCGCCGGTCATGGGCGACGACGCGATAGCCGTGAGCGAGGAAAAACAGGATTTGCGCATCCCAATCGTCCGACGACAGCGGCCAGCCATGATGGAAAACGATCGGCTGGGCCTGCTTCGGTCCGAGGTCCTTGTAGAAGATATCGACCCCGTCCAGCGTGGTGACGAATGCCATTTGAGTGATCCTTTGCTTTTAATGACGAGCGGCGCACGATTGAGGCCGCACCCGACAGGGATTTTGCGGGTTCTGGAAAGGCCTGGAGGCTGCTACGAACTGCCAGACGTCCGACAGATCGCATGGCTCCAGCATCGATCGAATGCCCTCGGCAATCTCGCTCATCGCCAGTGTCAATAGGACGAGAGCAAGACGAAGGCCATTAGTTACCTGAAGGATACCAGTCATGAGTGCTCATGCTGATGAAGAGGCGCTTCATATCGACAGCGGACACTGCGCTGCCGACGGTTTCCTCAAGTTCTTCTCACAGGAGTGGATGAGCCATATCGTGTTTTCACTGGCACGCCAGGGCCCTTTGCGCTTCGGGGCCCTGCGGCGGCAGCTTCCACCCAAGATCTCGGCCCGCGTTCTGTCCGCCCGCTTGAAGTCCCTGGAGGCGGCCGGCTATGTCGAACGCCGCGATCTCAGCGGACGCGTGCTGCATGTCGAATACTCTCTCACCGCCTCGGGGCGCGCGGTCGACGCAGCACTTTCGGGCAGTGAAAACCTGCTGGCCCGCGACGCGCGCTGAAACTGCGCACCGGCGAGCCTGCCGTCTTGATCAATCGTCTCAGACCCTTGGCATGTCTTCACGGCGGATTATGCCACGGCCGAGGTCGCGAGGCTCGAACTGTTCAGCGACGGGTATTTCGCAGAGCCGGAGGCCTTTGGCGTGGCGGCGTGGGAGGCCAGTTTCGCCGAGGTGGAGCGGCTCGACCCTGACAAGATCGGCCCCTATGCCAGTGTGAAGGGCTCGGGTCCCTACGGTTGGACCGACGACCGCACCTATCTCGGAATCGCGTTCGATCGCTGAGTGATTTCGAGGCCACCCGGACCGTAGGCATGCGGCGCCAAGCTGAGCTACACGCCAGGTCCGCTTCTGGGCGGACCACCCGCGTCCGCAACTGGCGCTACGCCGCCGCGGACTTTGGCTGAAGGCACCTCCGGCTTCGTGAGGCTCCTGATCTCGGTGTCCGCGAAACCGGCAGCAGGCCGAGCCCGCGAGCTGTTCGGACAAGCCGAGCCAAGCTCTATCTGGAAATGTCAGTTTAACCTGAACGTCACCAGCACTGCCGCATAGCACCCCAGTATGATGGGAGCGGTCGAATGAGTGACCATGATGCGCTGGTTGTCCGCGGCCTGGTGAAGCGCTTCGGCGGCTTCACGGCTGTCAACGGCCTTGATCTCTGTGTACGGCGCGGCGAGCTCTACGCATTGCTGGGGCCGAACGGGGCGGGCAAGACCACTTCGCTCAGGATCGTCGCGGGGCTGCTCTCTCCGGACGTGGGCGAGATCAGCATTTGCGGAATCAACCGCCTGCGCGATCCGGTTGCGGCAAAACGTGTGGTGGCGTGGCTCCCAGACGAACCGATGGTTTATGACAAGCTCACGCCTGTCGAGTATCTCGATTTTGTCGCCGGCCTTTGGCAAGTCGAGCCAACGGTCGCAAAGCGGCGCCGCAACGCCCTGCTTGAGACCCTCGACCTTACCCGCGTGGCAGACCAACGCTGCGAGGGCTTTTCCAAGGGTATGCGCCAAAAGGTTGCCCTTGCTGGCGCGTTGATTCACGAACCAAAGTTGCTGATCCTTGACGAGCCGCTGACCGGCCTCGATGCGTCGATGGCGCGCCACGTGAAGGAACTGCTTCAGCAACGTGTCGCAACCGGCGTGGCGGTGATCCTCACCACGCATATCCTCGAAGTCGCTGAACGACTCAGTGACCGCATCGGCATCATCCGCAGTGGCAAGCTGGTCCGCGAAGGCACGATGGCCGAGCTGCGCAATGGTGGCGCCTCCCAGGATTCTACGCTCGAAGATGTTTTCCTCGATGTCGTCGCGCGCGAAGAGGCAGCCTGAGATGCAGGCCCTTATGTCCGGTGCAACCCGCGCCGTGCTGGCCCTCGAAGCCCGCCTGGCATTGCGCGGCATTGCCGACATGGCAGGCCCGAAAACGGCAATGCGTCCCTGGCGGATTGCGGGCGCGTTGGCTGTGGTCTGCACGATCATTTTCGGCGTATCGCAACTTCTGCTGATGACGGCTGGCGAACTGGATCCTGCCGATCCGCGCTTTCAGATCACATTGACGATCAATCTTGCCTTCCTGTTCGTCCTCATGATCTCAGCCGCGCTCGATTCCGCCGCCTATGCGCTTTACGCGCGCAGCGACTATGATTTGATGTTCTCCGCGCCCCTGCCTCCGCAAACGGTGCTGCTGGTCAGGGCTCTCAACGTTTTTGGCTTCACGCTGACAAAAGCCGGTCTTTATGGCGCGCCGATGCTGATCCTGCTGGCGGTGCAGCGCGGACCTCATTGGTTGGCTGGCCTGCCCATGATCCTGGCCCTTGCGCTCAGCGCAACGGCCATCGCGATCGGACTGGCAATGGGCCTGGTTCGCATTATCGGTATCCGGAGCACGCGCGTCGCGGCGCAGATTGCGGCAGCGCTGGCCGGTCTGCTGGTGCTTGTGATGGTGCAGTGGGACGCGATTTTTGGGCCAGGTCCAAAGGACGCCCTTGTCGCGGACTATCTGGCCAACCCTCGGTCTCTTGTTTGGCAATTGGCGATGCTGCCTGCCCGCGCCATGACGGGCGATGTTGTGGCCCTCTTAGCCGTGGTTGCCTGCGCGGCGCTGATGGCCGTACTGATGTTCACCGGCCTTGCCGAGAGCTTTGTGCGCAATGCGGTCCTCGCAGCAGGATCCGCGTCTGCAGTTCGACCCCGCGCCAGGCGTAGTCGTGCATCCTTCGGAGCGTCCCCATTGGGGGTGCTGATGCTCAAGGAACGGCGCATCATTCTACGTGATCCGTGGCTGTTATCGCAGATCCTGATGCAATGCATTTTTCTGATCCCGATCGCCATCGTGACAGTCTATCGGGTCGCAAGCGGGGCTAACGGCGCCTCGGCGCTCGTGCCGGTCCTGATCGTTCTGTGTGGCCAGATTGCCGGTGGTCTGACCTGGATTGCGATGTCGGCAGACGAAGCAGCCGAACTTGCCTTGACCGCCCCCCTGGACCCCAGCTTACGCGAGCGCGCCCGTTTTGGCGCCATATCCTGGCTTGCAGTCACGATCGCCGCACCGCCGTTGATGCTCTTACTGATGTTCGATGCCTGGGCCGGTCTGGTCAGTTTGCTCGGTGTTGCATGCGCCATCGCCTGCGGCATCCTCGTTAACATCTGGCATCAACCGAGACTGGCGAGGACCGGCATGATCAGGCGGCGCATGAAGAGTCCCATCTCCGTGACGCTCATAGAGCTTCTGGCCTTGACGATGGTTGCGGTCGGACTCTGGCCATTGCTGGCTGGCGACTACCTGGCGACGATGCTGGGCGCGCTCCTGGCCGTGGCAACGATGGGCGTGCTGTATGCGGCGCGCCCACGCGCAGTAGCCTAAGCGCGAATGTCCGATTCCGGGCAGAGTCCTAACGTCTGCAAGTGGCGCTGCGCGGCCCTAACCTACAAGGTCGACGAATTCCTTGAACTCTCCGGACTTCAAGGGCGTTTGGCTAAGGCGAATGAGGAGTATCGCGCCCTTGTCGTGGAATGCTATCGGTCGCGGCAATGAAGAAGGTCTGGCCTCCACCATCCAACCGTGGCGGTGCTGCTTCTAGGCGACGAACGTCCTCGACATCTGCGCCGCGGGGGCCCTGCCGCGCCTCAAGAACTAATCGCTCGACACTTTCGGCAGGACCGGAAAGCGCTGCTTCCACGGTGCCGTCTACGCAGTTGCGCACCCAACCGCTTACGCCAGCTGTGAGGGCGCGGCCGCGGAACCATTGCCGGTAGCCAACTCCCTGGACCCGTCCGGAAATACTGATGTGCAGCTCCATTCGACCCCGCGCTTTTCCGTCGAGAAATCGCTCCACGAATTCTAACACCCAGTCTTGACCACTCTCAAAGCGCGCTCGTTTGAATGTCCGCTTCAGGCTGGCGGGCCAATATATGGAAGTGGCGCAACCCGAGCTTCAAATTTGCCGAGGTTGAGTGACCGACTCGGGTGTAGATCAGCCGAAATTGGTGAACCTGATCTTGCCTTTGTCGGTGCTGTCCTTTTCGTGCAGCCAACGTCCGAAAGCCGAGGTTCCGGACTTCTCACGCTTGTCCGTGAGCTCCATTATCGCCCGGGCGCTGCCATGTTCGATCATGATCTTATGCGCCCTCAGCATGACGGACTCTCCTGAGTGAGTTCGGGAAGGCGACGACAAACATCGGCATGGCGAGCGTCACTCGCCCTGGCACAACCACAAACATTGTCGGATTGCTGCGAGGAATGAGAAAGCCCGGGGGCGGCGTCCATCCGCGCCGTTCAGGTCGCTTCGAGTACCATGTTGAGCGGCGTCTCCGCGGCGCGGCGCACCCGCCTGAACCCGCCGGAGCGGATCACCTCGGCGATCCGCTTCTCGCCCGCCTGAGCGCCCAGCGCGAGGCCGGTCTCCTGCGCCAGCGAGGTCGGAACGCAGATCATCGTCGACGCGGAGTAATAGATCCGTCCGATCAGATTGAGGTTGTCGTCGAGCGCATCGCCCGCCATCGGCTCGACCACCATCCAGGTGCCGCCGGCTTTCAGCGCCTTGCGGATATGCGACGCGGCGGCTTGCGGATCGCCCATGTCGTGAAGGCAGTCGAAGCAGGTGATCAGGTCGAAGTCGCGGCCGCCGAAGTCCTGGGCTCGACCGACTTCGAATGTCAGATTCGTCAGCCCGTGCGATCGCGCATGCGCGGTGGCGGCCGCGATCGACGCGGGGTGGAAGTCGTATCCGGTGAAGTGTGATTTCGGGAACGCCTGCGCCATCAGGATGGTCGAGAGCCCGTGGCCGCAGCCGACATCGGCGACTGTCGCACCGGCCTTCAGCCTGTCGACGACGCCGTCGAGCGCCGGCAGCCAGTCCTGCACGAGGGCGTTGACGTAACCCGGACGGAACAGCCGCGCCACCGCGCAGAACATGCAGCCCGCCTGCTCGCCCCAGGCGACGCCGCGTCCGGTCTTGAACGCCGCCTGCACCTTCGGCTGGTTCTCGACCATCGCCGCCGCCGTGTCGAACGCACCGATCAGGTGGACCGGGCTGTCGGGCTCCGCGAAGATGAAGGACTGCTCCGGCGTCAGCGAGAATGTCCCGCCTTCGTGGCGCACATAGCCGGAGGCCGCCTGCGCCGACAGCCACTCGCGCACATAGCGGCTGGCGCATCCGGCTGCGCTGGCAAGCTCGTCGGCGGTCGCCGGGCCGATCTCCTTCAGCGTCCTGTAGAGGCCGAGCGCGTCACCGATCCGGACCAGGGGCACGCTGACCGCTCCGCCGATGTCACCGAGCACGCGGCCGACGAGTTCGTTGAGAGTCGCTTCGTTGAGCTGGGTCATGGCGGGTCCTCCTACCCTTTGGACGGGTCTGGCAGGCTTGGAGGATGAGACCCATCTTGGTCGCTGTGCATGAGGCGGCAGTCCCGTGCGGGCGGGGAAATGCGACCAATCGGAAGGACAGATGTCCCAAGCTCGGCGTCAATCGGCCGGGGGCTGCTCGCCGCCGAGTGCCAGGACGATGGCCTGGGACCGGCTGTGCACGCCGAGCTTGCTGAAGATCACCGACAACTGGTTGCGCACCGTCTTGGCACTCTTGCCGAGCCTCTGCGCGATCGCCCGGTTGTCGAGCCCCTCTGCGATGAGCTTCAGGATAGCCGTTTCGGCGGCCGTCAGGCCGGCCTGAGCGATGGCGCGCGGCTGTGCGGGCTGGTCCCAGCCGAGGAAGGCGGCAAGCTCGGCATGAAACACCGCCCAGGCCGGCTCTTCCGGCAACAGCACATGGTTCTTGCTCTCGAGTGGCACGAAGCGCGCGCCAGGGATCGCGGCCGCGAGCTTGCAGCCCTCGCTGAACGGCACGCGCATGTCGCCGCGGCTGTGGAGTATCAGGGTCGGGACGCTGATTTTCCTGGAAAGTTCGGCCACATCGATCCCCTGCATATTGCTAAGCAGTTGAGCAGCGACGTCCGCGCTCGCGGTAACGCGCTCGAGATCGCCCCACCAGCGATGCTGTTCGGGCGTTCCATCGGGGATGAAGAGATTGGTGAAGAACTGGCAGAATGCCGGATTGTCGCGGCCCCACCCGATGCGGATGAAATTCACCAGCGTCTCGGCCTCCAGTCGTTCGGCCTCCGTCTGCGCGCGAACCCTTCCGCCTTGGCCATACGCGTTGAGCAGAACCAGATGCGATACGCGTTCGGGATGACGGAGTGCATAGGCGACCGCGAGCGCGCCGCCCTGCGAGAGACCGAGAAGCACGAAGCGCGGTTCCTCGATGGACTCGGCTACGGCATCGAGGTCTGCGTTCCATGCCTCGATCGAAAGATCGGCGACATAACGCTCGGACAGGCCGCAGCCGCGCGGATCGTACCTCACGAAACGGTTTTGCGCTGAAAGCGTCTGAAGCCAGGGGCGCCAGACTGGGCTTTCGAGGTCGTAGTCGACGTGGCTCAGCCAATGCGCCGCGCGCAGGATCACCGGTCCTTCCCCGCACGATGCGACTGCGATGCGAGTGCCATCGGCAGATGTGCAGAACCGTATGCTCTGGCTAAGCTTCATAGTCGGAGGATATCGCAGTCGGATGGGAGGCGACAGGATGGTCCGGTGGCTGTTCAGTCGGCTTACGCTGCAATACGGAAAACCGGATCGTGGCTTTTCGGCCCGCGGACAAGGTTCCGCTTCCTGGCATCGTCTCAACGTCCGCAAATGGCGCTAGCCGTATCTTCGATCGATCGCGGCGGACCCGAGTTCGGCCCCAGGGGGCCGACCGGACATGCTCGACCGGCTCCTTAGAGGGAAGCTATGAGCGCCGCCTCAAGCGGCGTCCGGCATTCGTTCGAGCATCTTATCGAGCGTGATAGGATAATCGCGAACCCGGATGCCTGTCGCATTGTAGATCGCGTTGGCGACAGCCGCTGCGACGCCGCAAATGCCGAGCTCACCAACGCCCTTCGCTTTCATCGGCGAGGACATCGGGTCGGTCTCGTCGAGGAAGATCACCTCCTGGTGCGGGATGTCGGCATGGACCGGAACCTCGTAGCTGGCGAGGTCATGGTTGACGAAGAAACCGCGGCGGGTGTCCACCGCGAGTTCCTCCATCAGCGCCGCGCCCACCCCCATCGTCATCGCGCCGATCACCTGGCTCCGCGCGGTCTTGGGATTGAGGATGCGGCCAGCCGAGCAGACGGCGAGCATGCGCCTGATCCTCGTCTCGGCCGTCGCTGCATCGACACCAACCTCGACGAAATGCGCGCCGAAGGTCGACTGCTGATGCGTCTTGTCGAGATCGCCATATTCCATCAGGTCTTCCCCGGTGAGCGGTCCTGCCTCTGCAGCGCGGCCCAGCGGCACGCTGCGATTGCCGGCCCTGACCTCGCCATCGGCAAAGACGGCCTCGCTCGAATTGATGCCGAGCCTCTGCGACACGGCCTCGCGCAGCTTGATGCAGGCGGCATAGACGCCCGCCGTCGCACTATTGCCGCCCCATTGCCCGCCAGAGCCGGAGGAGACCGGGAAGCGGGAATCGCCGAGACGCACCTCGACCCTGTCGAGCGAAACGCCCAGCATCTCGGCCGCGGTCTGGCCGATGATGGTGTAGCTGCCGGTGCCGATATCGGTCATGTCGGTCTCGACGATGACGCGGCCGTCGCTCTCGAGGCGCACCCGAGCGCCCGACTTCATCACCAGATTGTTGCGGAACGCCGCCGCGACGCCGATGCCGACGAGCCAGCGCCCCTCGCGCATCTGCGCCGGCCGTGCGAATCTACGCTCCCAACCGAAACGCTCGGCGCCCAGCTTGAGGCAGTCCTGGAGCCGGCGCATCGAGAACGGCCGCTCCGGCTTCTCCGGATCAACCTGCGTGTCGTTGAGGATACGGAACGCGATCGGGTCCATTCCCAGCTTCGCGGCCATCTCGTCCATGGCGACTTCGAGGGCCATCAGCCCCGGCGCCTCACCCGGCGCGCGCATCGCATTGCCCTCGGGCAGGTCAAGCACGGCAAGGCGCATAGCCGTCAGCCGGTTGGCGCCGGCATAGAGCAGCCGCGTCTGCTGGACGGCGACCTCGGGACCGCCGCCAGGAAGATCGCCCGACCAGCTCTCATGGCCGATGGCGGTGATCCTGCCGTCGCGGCCTGCGCCGATACGGATACGCTGGATCGTCGCCGGGCGATGCGTGGTGTTGTTGAACATCAGCGGGCGCGGCAGCGCCAGCTTGACCGGGCGCCGCGCCGCC
This window encodes:
- a CDS encoding winged helix-turn-helix transcriptional regulator, encoding MSAHADEEALHIDSGHCAADGFLKFFSQEWMSHIVFSLARQGPLRFGALRRQLPPKISARVLSARLKSLEAAGYVERRDLSGRVLHVEYSLTASGRAVDAALSGSENLLARDAR
- a CDS encoding DUF1427 family protein → MKLYLMSLGAGLLVGIIYSLISVRSPAPPIVALIGLLGILIGEQLPPLLRAIWAKEPTKQSWEHHVKPHVFGHLPRGGKPLVEANTDTERERS
- a CDS encoding MFS transporter; translation: MSEAASHPPSSSFAPLRQKVFAVLWAATITGNIGSFMRDVASAWLVTDLSGAPAAVALVQAAATLPIFLLAIPAGVLSDILDRRKFLIAIQLLLACVSLALMALASLGQLSVPALVGLTFLGGVGAALMAPTWQAIVPELVGKADLKNAVALNSLGINISRAIGPALGGLILAAFGAGFTYGADVLSYVIVIGALLWWRRPQGADDALSERFAGAFRAGLRYAKASRELHVVLLRAAIFFACASAVWALLPLVARNLLGGGASFYGVLLGAVGAGAIGGAVLLPRLRAHLDADGLLLLSAVVTAAVMAALTLGPPQGLALVILLLLGAAWIVALTTLNGVAQAILPNWVRGRALAVYLTVFNGAMTAGSLGWGAVAEAAGIRGTLLIGASALLVAGLVMHRIRLPAGEADLAPSNHWPEPLTSPAVHNDRGPVLILIEYNVREADREAFLRAINALSVERRRDGAYGWGVTEDTTDPGKLVEWFMVSSWAEHLRQHRRVSKADADLQSEVRRFHVGEEGPVVRHFLHVDPLHPHPVPSGDGAKP
- a CDS encoding alpha/beta fold hydrolase, producing the protein MAFVTTLDGVDIFYKDLGPKQAQPIVFHHGWPLSSDDWDAQILFFLAHGYRVVAHDRRGHGRSAQVGDGHDMDHYAADAFAVVEALDLRNAVHIGHSTGGGEVARYVARHGEPAGRVAKAVLVSAVPPLMLKTAANPDGLPLEVFDGFRKATAGNRAQFFLDVPAGPFYGFNRDGATLLPGVVQNWWRQGMMGSAKAHYDGIKAFSETDQTEDLKAIGIPTLVLHGEDDQIVPIGTSAHAAIKLLRNGTLKTYPGYGHGMLTVNAEVLNADLLAFVRG
- a CDS encoding ABC transporter ATP-binding protein, translating into MSDHDALVVRGLVKRFGGFTAVNGLDLCVRRGELYALLGPNGAGKTTSLRIVAGLLSPDVGEISICGINRLRDPVAAKRVVAWLPDEPMVYDKLTPVEYLDFVAGLWQVEPTVAKRRRNALLETLDLTRVADQRCEGFSKGMRQKVALAGALIHEPKLLILDEPLTGLDASMARHVKELLQQRVATGVAVILTTHILEVAERLSDRIGIIRSGKLVREGTMAELRNGGASQDSTLEDVFLDVVAREEAA
- a CDS encoding DoxX family protein, encoding MAGNNSSGPIVGALRWFALLLLCAAYIQGPVTKILDFQGALAEMSHFGLTPAPLFAVGVIGFELVATAMILTGRWRWLAALALAGFTLVATFIAVRFWELPVGQGRMMAMNGFFEHLGLIGGFILVALDDLARTKETER
- a CDS encoding amidohydrolase, with amino-acid sequence MPTRRTILGGLALPGLASSALAQGQPQPSGTPAMIADLIFSNGRFTTLDRSNPGASAVAVKDGTFLAVGSEAEVMAHAGPNTKVIDLKGRSALPGLIDNHLHIIRGGLNFNMELRWDGVRSLADAMTMLKRQVAVTPPPQWVRVVGGFTEHQFAEKRLPTIAELNAVAPDTPVFILHLYDRALLNGAALRAVGYTKDTPQPPGGEITRDANGNPTGLLLARPNANILYATLAKGPKLPLDYQINSTRHFMRELNRLGVTGAIDAGGGYQNYPDDYAVIQKLADDGQMTIRLAYNLFTQKPKQEKDDFLNWTKTSKYKQGSDYFRHNGAGEMLVFSAADFEDFREPRPDMPPEMEGDLEGVVRVLAENRWPWRMHATYDETISRALDVFEKVDKDVPLKGLNWFFDHAETISERSIDRIAALGGGVAVQHRMAYQGEYFVERYGAAAAEATPPVARLLEKGVKTSAGTDATRVASYNPWVSLAWMVTGKTVGGLRLTPQRNCLDRETALRMLTEKVTWFSNEEGKKGQIAVGQFADLIVPDRDFFACPEDEISFITADLTVVGGRIVYGARDFASVDESAPPPAMPDWSPVRTFKGYGAWGEPDRAGKNSLRRAALTNCGCASSCGVHGHDHAGAWSSKLPVADLRSFWGALGCACWAV